A single window of Mycolicibacterium aurum DNA harbors:
- a CDS encoding flavin-containing monooxygenase, producing MVRHARAVERRRRPGCVVTAADHDVIVIGAGFAGLYAVHRAVAAGLSVLGIDAADGVGGTWYWNRYPGARCDVESVDYSYSFDEQLQQSWTWTERFAGQPEILAYLEHVADRFDLRRHYAFGTEVTGAVFDERSSTWQVHTSSGPPRRATYLLCATGCLSAVNRPDLPGIDDFAGDVYYTADWPEQSPDFGGKHVGLVGTGSSGIQATPLIAASAASLTVFQRSPNYSVPMPNRPWTDEDVQRIRAEYPDRRHRSAYAPAGTPHTSTAPPAAQSTAAERETALRQRWTQGGVLFSKTFPDQLTDLAANDIAREFAEARIRELVDDPAVAEDLIPVDHPIGTKRICTDTGYYETFNRDHVTLVNLRREPITAITADSVQTTTAGYRCDALVFATGFDAMTGALRRIDPVGTAGARLGDLWQDGPITFLGLMIPKLPNLFSFSGPGSPSVLANMVLHAEVQVDWVIALIAAARSDGVAQVEARADAAAAWTRHVTEVAEGTLFVHATSSWYLGANIDGKKRVFMPYIGGFGTYRRHCDEVAENDYTGVVFTTR from the coding sequence ATGGTCCGACATGCGCGAGCTGTTGAGCGCCGACGCCGCCCGGGGTGCGTCGTGACGGCCGCCGACCACGACGTCATCGTGATCGGCGCCGGGTTCGCCGGACTCTATGCGGTGCACCGAGCGGTCGCCGCCGGTCTGAGCGTGCTCGGCATCGACGCTGCGGACGGCGTGGGCGGCACCTGGTACTGGAACCGCTATCCGGGGGCGCGCTGCGACGTCGAAAGTGTGGACTACTCCTATTCTTTCGACGAGCAGCTGCAGCAGAGCTGGACCTGGACCGAGCGGTTCGCCGGGCAGCCTGAGATCCTCGCCTATCTGGAGCACGTCGCCGACAGGTTCGACCTGAGGCGGCACTACGCATTCGGCACCGAGGTGACGGGTGCGGTGTTCGACGAGAGGTCCTCGACGTGGCAGGTGCACACGTCCAGTGGTCCTCCCCGCCGGGCCACCTACCTGCTGTGCGCCACCGGGTGCCTGTCCGCGGTCAACCGGCCCGATCTGCCCGGCATCGACGACTTCGCCGGCGACGTCTACTACACCGCAGACTGGCCGGAGCAGTCGCCGGATTTCGGGGGCAAGCACGTCGGACTCGTCGGCACCGGCTCCTCGGGTATCCAGGCAACACCCCTGATCGCGGCATCAGCAGCATCGCTGACGGTGTTCCAGCGCTCACCCAACTACAGCGTGCCCATGCCGAATCGCCCCTGGACCGACGAGGACGTCCAGCGGATCAGGGCGGAGTACCCGGACCGTCGCCACCGGTCTGCCTATGCGCCCGCAGGCACCCCGCACACCAGCACCGCGCCACCCGCTGCGCAGAGCACCGCCGCGGAACGCGAAACCGCCCTGCGCCAGAGGTGGACCCAGGGTGGCGTGTTGTTCAGCAAGACGTTCCCGGATCAGCTGACCGATCTGGCCGCCAACGACATCGCCCGGGAGTTCGCCGAAGCCCGCATCCGGGAACTCGTCGACGACCCCGCGGTGGCCGAGGACCTGATCCCGGTCGACCATCCCATCGGCACCAAGCGCATCTGCACCGATACCGGGTACTACGAGACGTTCAACCGCGACCACGTCACGCTCGTGAATCTGCGCCGCGAACCCATCACGGCGATCACCGCCGATTCCGTACAGACGACCACCGCCGGCTATCGCTGCGACGCGCTGGTGTTCGCCACCGGCTTCGATGCGATGACGGGTGCGCTTCGCCGCATCGATCCGGTGGGTACGGCAGGGGCCCGGCTCGGCGACCTGTGGCAGGACGGTCCGATCACGTTCCTGGGCTTGATGATTCCCAAGCTTCCCAACCTGTTCAGCTTCAGTGGACCAGGCAGCCCGTCGGTGTTGGCGAACATGGTCCTGCATGCCGAGGTGCAGGTCGACTGGGTTATCGCCCTGATCGCGGCGGCCCGCTCCGACGGGGTCGCACAGGTAGAGGCACGCGCGGATGCCGCCGCAGCGTGGACCCGGCACGTCACCGAGGTCGCCGAGGGGACATTGTTCGTCCACGCCACGTCGTCCTGGTACCTGGGCGCCAACATCGACGGCAAGAAGCGTGTCTTCATGCCCTACATCGGAGGATTCGGCACCTACCGCAGACACTGCGACGAGGTCGCCGAGAACGACTACACCGGTGTGGTGTTCACGACACGATGA
- a CDS encoding SDR family NAD(P)-dependent oxidoreductase, with translation MIPYRLDGKVVLLTGAARGQGAAEAELLAELGAQVIACDVLDADGAALVQRLGDRVRYHRLDVTDPRAWASVVAAAVADHGRIDALINNAGVYRRAPLADWSAAQIRDMLDVNLVGPILGMQTVAPVMPQGGAIVNIASSAALRGFGGALPYASSKWGLRGASRSAAVEFAPRIRVNCVIPGAVDTPMIDADSLDFSHLAVPRAAYPQEIAGMVAFLISDAAGYCTGAEFVVDGGATA, from the coding sequence ATGATCCCGTACCGGCTGGACGGCAAGGTCGTCCTTCTCACTGGCGCAGCGCGGGGACAGGGCGCCGCCGAAGCGGAACTGCTCGCCGAGCTGGGCGCTCAGGTGATCGCCTGCGACGTGCTCGACGCCGACGGTGCCGCGCTCGTGCAGCGGCTGGGTGACCGAGTGCGCTACCACCGTCTCGACGTGACGGATCCGCGCGCCTGGGCCTCGGTGGTCGCTGCCGCCGTCGCCGACCACGGGCGCATCGACGCCCTCATCAACAACGCAGGTGTGTACCGCCGGGCGCCGCTCGCCGACTGGTCAGCGGCGCAGATCCGGGACATGTTGGACGTCAACCTGGTTGGCCCCATTCTGGGAATGCAGACGGTCGCACCGGTAATGCCCCAGGGCGGGGCGATCGTCAACATCGCGTCCTCTGCGGCGCTGCGAGGATTCGGCGGCGCGCTGCCGTACGCGTCGTCGAAGTGGGGACTCCGCGGCGCCAGTCGGTCGGCGGCCGTCGAGTTCGCGCCGCGGATCCGGGTCAACTGCGTGATCCCGGGCGCCGTCGACACACCGATGATCGACGCCGACAGCCTCGACTTCTCCCACCTTGCGGTGCCCAGGGCCGCGTACCCGCAGGAGATCGCGGGGATGGTCGCGTTCCTGATCAGCGACGCCGCCGGCTACTGCACCGGCGCGGAGTTCGTCGTCGACGGCGGTGCGACGGCATGA
- the fadD1 gene encoding fatty-acid--CoA ligase FadD1, whose amino-acid sequence MRETIQQVLRDRVHDDGVAVIGDDRTWTWREHLAEAAAEASAMIALADPARPLHVGALLGNTPAMLRSMAAAALGGYVLCGVNTTRRGEGLLADIHRSDCQLLLIDSEHRPLLDGLDLAGVTVIDVASRTYLDAVATAAPLVPHREVAATDPLMLIFTSGTSGNPKAVPFAHVMGVLSGSSLVLQLDVTPDDVCYLSMPLFHSNGVAAGWAVAVCSGAAMVPARFSPSRLLPDIRRYGATYMNYVGKPLALVLGTPELPDDADNPLRVAFGNEAADRDIDDFARRFGCRVMDGFGSSEFAVIVVREDGCPPGSIGKGWEGVAVYHSDTVTECATAVFDESGALANFDEAVGELVNTTGGGAFGGYYNDPDATEERMRHGMYWSGDLAYRDAEGWIYLAGRTADWMRVDGENLAAAPVERILLRLPQVNHVAVYAVPDEQVGDQVMAAVVLNDGADLTPAEFEAFLAAQPDLSPKAWPRYVRINASLPQTATNKILKRELITAGVTAAGGQLWERPDRQRSYTVVSAVPVSDRVSR is encoded by the coding sequence GTGCGTGAAACCATCCAGCAGGTCCTGCGCGACCGCGTGCACGACGACGGCGTCGCCGTCATCGGTGACGACCGGACGTGGACCTGGCGCGAGCACCTGGCCGAGGCCGCCGCGGAGGCCTCGGCGATGATCGCACTGGCCGACCCGGCCCGACCGCTCCACGTCGGGGCCCTGCTGGGCAACACCCCCGCCATGCTGCGGTCCATGGCAGCCGCCGCACTCGGCGGCTACGTGCTGTGCGGCGTCAACACCACTCGCCGCGGAGAAGGACTGCTGGCCGATATCCACCGCTCGGATTGTCAACTGCTGCTGATCGATTCAGAACACAGACCGCTTCTCGACGGACTCGACCTCGCAGGCGTCACGGTGATCGATGTGGCGTCGCGCACCTACCTTGACGCGGTCGCCACCGCGGCGCCGCTGGTACCGCATCGCGAGGTCGCCGCCACCGACCCCCTGATGCTGATCTTCACCTCGGGCACCAGCGGCAACCCGAAGGCCGTGCCGTTCGCGCATGTGATGGGCGTACTCAGTGGCAGCAGCCTGGTCCTTCAACTGGACGTCACGCCCGACGACGTGTGCTACCTGTCCATGCCGCTGTTCCACTCGAACGGGGTGGCGGCCGGCTGGGCGGTCGCCGTCTGCAGCGGCGCGGCGATGGTGCCCGCCAGATTCTCGCCGTCGCGCCTCCTGCCCGATATCCGACGCTACGGGGCCACCTACATGAACTACGTCGGCAAACCGCTGGCGCTGGTGCTCGGCACGCCGGAGCTACCCGACGATGCCGACAACCCCCTGCGTGTCGCCTTCGGAAACGAGGCCGCCGACCGTGACATCGACGACTTCGCCCGCCGGTTCGGTTGCCGGGTGATGGACGGATTCGGGTCCAGCGAGTTCGCGGTCATCGTGGTCCGCGAAGACGGCTGCCCACCAGGGTCCATCGGCAAGGGCTGGGAAGGTGTCGCGGTCTACCACTCCGACACCGTGACCGAATGCGCCACAGCGGTATTCGACGAGAGCGGCGCGTTGGCCAACTTCGATGAGGCAGTCGGTGAGCTGGTCAACACCACCGGGGGCGGTGCGTTCGGCGGCTACTACAACGATCCTGACGCCACCGAGGAGCGGATGCGCCACGGCATGTACTGGTCCGGAGACCTCGCCTACCGCGATGCCGAGGGCTGGATATACCTGGCGGGCCGCACCGCCGACTGGATGCGCGTCGACGGCGAGAACCTGGCTGCCGCCCCCGTGGAACGCATCCTGCTGAGGTTGCCGCAGGTCAACCACGTCGCGGTGTACGCGGTGCCCGACGAACAGGTCGGCGATCAGGTCATGGCGGCCGTGGTCCTCAACGACGGAGCCGACCTCACCCCGGCCGAGTTCGAGGCTTTCCTTGCCGCGCAGCCCGATCTGTCGCCCAAGGCGTGGCCCCGCTATGTCCGGATCAACGCATCTTTACCGCAGACGGCGACCAACAAGATCCTCAAACGCGAACTCATCACAGCGGGGGTGACGGCCGCCGGGGGACAACTATGGGAACGGCCCGACCGGCAGCGCTCGTACACAGTGGTGTCCGCGGTGCCGGTGTCCGACCGGGTGAGCCGGTGA
- a CDS encoding NDMA-dependent alcohol dehydrogenase, whose amino-acid sequence MKTRGALLWGVDEPWSVDEIEIDDPRRDEVTVRLEAAGLCRSDHHLTTGALPASGTPILGGHEGAGVVVAVGADVDDLAVGQHVVLACVPSCRQCSWCQAGHPNLCERAGSMHSGRSISDSSFRIRARGRDVSAVSLLGAFSPYAVVHRASVVPVDAAVPFEVACLLGCAVATGWGAVTRSARVRPGDDVVVIGAGGVGMSAVLAAVVAGARRIIVVEPLEWKRDRALKSGATHAYPDTSTAIMEVAALTGGFMAHRVIVAVGEPLGKDLDSWMILTGKGGRCVLASIADTRSFDVTVHLALQVLMQKRLQGIVNSGGDLRHDVALLAAMYRMGRLDLDGLVTRSYRLDDINDGFRDMLAGNVIRGVIRYTEDDWAL is encoded by the coding sequence GTGAAGACCAGGGGAGCGCTCCTGTGGGGCGTCGACGAGCCGTGGTCGGTCGACGAGATCGAGATCGACGATCCCCGCCGCGACGAGGTGACGGTGCGACTGGAGGCGGCCGGGCTGTGCCGCTCCGATCATCACCTCACCACCGGCGCCCTGCCCGCCTCGGGCACACCGATCCTCGGCGGGCATGAAGGTGCGGGAGTCGTCGTCGCGGTCGGCGCCGACGTCGACGACCTGGCGGTGGGTCAGCACGTGGTGCTGGCCTGCGTGCCGTCGTGTCGGCAGTGTTCGTGGTGCCAGGCAGGACACCCAAATCTGTGTGAGCGGGCCGGTTCGATGCACTCCGGCCGATCGATCAGCGATTCATCGTTCCGGATCCGCGCGAGGGGACGCGATGTGTCCGCCGTGTCGTTGCTCGGCGCGTTCTCGCCCTACGCCGTGGTGCACCGCGCCTCGGTGGTGCCCGTCGACGCCGCGGTGCCGTTCGAGGTCGCGTGCCTGCTCGGCTGCGCCGTCGCCACCGGGTGGGGTGCGGTGACGCGGTCTGCGCGTGTCCGGCCGGGCGACGACGTCGTCGTGATCGGCGCGGGCGGGGTCGGTATGAGCGCCGTTCTGGCTGCCGTCGTCGCGGGGGCGCGCCGCATCATCGTCGTCGAGCCGCTCGAATGGAAGAGGGACCGTGCCCTGAAATCGGGTGCGACACACGCATATCCGGACACCTCGACGGCCATCATGGAGGTGGCTGCGCTCACCGGCGGCTTCATGGCCCACAGGGTCATCGTCGCGGTGGGGGAACCGCTCGGCAAGGACCTCGACAGCTGGATGATTCTCACCGGCAAGGGCGGCCGATGTGTGCTCGCATCGATCGCCGACACGCGCTCCTTCGACGTCACCGTCCATCTCGCCCTTCAGGTCCTGATGCAGAAACGGCTGCAGGGCATCGTCAACAGCGGCGGGGACCTTCGTCACGATGTCGCGCTGCTGGCTGCCATGTATCGGATGGGCAGGCTGGACCTCGATGGACTGGTCACCAGGAGTTACCGGCTCGACGACATCAACGACGGCTTCCGCGACATGCTGGCAGGCAACGTTATTCGGGGTGTGATCCGCTACACCGAGGACGACTGGGCGCTGTGA